The following are encoded in a window of Saccharothrix longispora genomic DNA:
- the pdxT gene encoding pyridoxal 5'-phosphate synthase glutaminase subunit PdxT, with translation MSVVGVLALQGDVREHLVALAEADVLARPIRRPEELAEVDGVVLPGGESTTISRLLATFDLLEPLRARIKEGMPAYGSCAGMILLADTVLDGRPDQHQLGGLDIVVRRNAFGRQVDSFEADLDFTDVGDVHAVFIRAPWVESAGDDVEVLARVPESEDAGEAAGRIVAVRQGHVLATSFHPELTGDGRVHRLFVDMVRAAG, from the coding sequence GTGTCCGTCGTCGGTGTCCTCGCCCTCCAGGGCGACGTCCGTGAGCACCTGGTCGCGCTGGCCGAGGCCGACGTGCTCGCCCGCCCGATCCGCCGGCCGGAGGAGCTGGCCGAGGTCGACGGCGTGGTCCTGCCCGGCGGCGAGTCGACCACCATCAGCCGGTTGCTCGCGACGTTCGACCTGCTCGAACCCCTGCGCGCGCGCATCAAGGAGGGCATGCCCGCCTACGGCTCGTGCGCCGGGATGATCCTGCTCGCCGACACCGTGCTCGACGGGCGGCCCGACCAGCACCAGCTCGGCGGCCTCGACATCGTGGTGCGGCGCAACGCCTTCGGCCGCCAGGTGGACTCCTTCGAGGCCGACCTCGACTTCACCGACGTGGGCGACGTGCACGCCGTGTTCATCCGCGCGCCGTGGGTCGAGTCCGCGGGCGACGACGTGGAGGTACTCGCCCGGGTGCCCGAATCCGAGGACGCGGGCGAGGCCGCCGGTAGGATCGTCGCGGTTCGGCAGGGGCACGTGCTCGCCACCTCGTTCCACCCGGAACTGACCGGTGACGGGCGCGTCCACCGCCTTTTCGTGGACATGGTCCGTGCCGCGGGCTGA
- a CDS encoding trans-sulfuration enzyme family protein encodes MTRLRTTAVHGGRDDLADLGVHALPIDLSTTYPVPDQAEGGHALQAFADGAAHAGSPVYARLHNPTVARFERALAALEGTSAAVAFGSGMAAVTAVVQAACVLTGKPHVVAVRPLYGGTDHLLSSGLLGVRTTYTTADRVADAVTPDTGLVVVETPANPNLDLLDVAAVVARAGDVPVVVDNTFATPVLQNPAALGAAYVLHSGTKYLGGHGDVLGGVVACAEEHAGPLRQVRIVTGAVLHPLGGYLMHRGLATLPLRVEAAQRGAVELARRLAGHPGVEFVRHPSLPGADPAGLVGTQMRGPGAVLALATREDPVAVVRRLALVTPAVSLGSVDTLIEHPAALTHRLVPGEAREASGVPANLLRLSVGLEDVEDLWDDLDQALSGPRAMRRTPSSPRGARELVETH; translated from the coding sequence ATGACACGCTTGCGAACCACGGCGGTGCACGGCGGGCGCGACGACCTCGCCGACCTCGGCGTGCACGCCCTCCCGATCGACCTGTCCACCACCTACCCGGTACCGGACCAGGCCGAGGGCGGCCACGCGCTGCAAGCCTTCGCGGACGGCGCCGCCCACGCCGGCTCCCCGGTCTACGCGCGGCTGCACAACCCCACCGTCGCCCGGTTCGAACGCGCGCTGGCCGCGCTGGAGGGCACCTCCGCCGCGGTCGCGTTCGGCAGCGGCATGGCCGCCGTCACGGCCGTCGTGCAGGCCGCCTGCGTGCTCACCGGCAAACCGCACGTGGTGGCCGTGCGCCCGCTCTACGGCGGCACCGACCACCTGCTGTCCTCCGGCCTGCTCGGCGTGCGCACCACCTACACCACCGCCGACCGGGTCGCCGACGCCGTCACCCCCGACACGGGGCTCGTGGTCGTCGAGACGCCCGCCAACCCCAACCTCGACCTGCTCGACGTCGCCGCCGTCGTGGCGCGGGCCGGCGACGTGCCGGTCGTCGTGGACAACACCTTCGCCACCCCCGTGCTCCAGAACCCGGCCGCGCTCGGCGCCGCCTACGTGCTGCACTCCGGCACCAAGTACCTGGGCGGGCACGGCGACGTGCTCGGCGGCGTCGTGGCGTGCGCCGAGGAGCACGCCGGGCCGCTGCGCCAGGTCCGCATCGTCACCGGCGCCGTCCTGCACCCCCTGGGCGGCTACCTCATGCACCGCGGCCTGGCCACCCTGCCGCTGCGCGTCGAGGCGGCCCAGCGCGGCGCCGTGGAACTCGCCCGCAGGCTCGCCGGCCACCCCGGCGTCGAGTTCGTCCGGCACCCCAGCCTGCCCGGCGCCGACCCCGCCGGCCTCGTCGGCACGCAGATGCGCGGCCCCGGCGCGGTGCTCGCCCTCGCCACCCGCGAGGACCCCGTCGCCGTCGTCCGCAGACTCGCCCTCGTCACCCCCGCGGTGAGCCTCGGGTCGGTCGACACGCTCATCGAGCACCCGGCCGCGCTCACCCACCGGCTCGTGCCCGGCGAGGCGCGCGAGGCGTCCGGCGTCCCGGCGAACCTGCTGCGCCTCAGCGTGGGCCTGGAGGACGTCGAGGACCTCTGGGACGACCTCGACCAGGCCCTTTCCGGCCCTCGCGCGATGCGCCGCACCCCCTCCTCCCCCCGCGGTGCCCGGGAGCTGGTGGAGACCCACTAG
- a CDS encoding Lrp/AsnC family transcriptional regulator: MLDSVDVAIVQELQKDARLPNKDLADRVNVAASTCVVRHRGLRDRGVITGYHAEVDLTAVGRPVQAMIAVRVRPHTRAIVEPFMEYVLSLPEVLAMSHVAGPEDFLVHVAVADTAHLQRLVLDRFTTRREVSEVQTNLLFEHVRKHTVPPIG; the protein is encoded by the coding sequence GTGCTGGATTCGGTGGACGTGGCGATCGTCCAGGAGCTCCAGAAGGACGCTCGGTTGCCCAACAAGGACCTGGCGGACCGGGTGAACGTGGCGGCGTCCACCTGCGTGGTGCGACACCGGGGGCTGCGCGACCGCGGGGTGATCACCGGCTACCACGCGGAGGTGGACCTGACGGCCGTCGGGCGGCCGGTGCAGGCGATGATCGCGGTCCGGGTGCGGCCGCACACGCGGGCGATCGTGGAGCCGTTCATGGAGTACGTGCTGTCCCTGCCCGAGGTGCTGGCGATGTCGCACGTGGCGGGCCCGGAGGACTTCCTGGTGCACGTCGCCGTGGCCGACACCGCGCACCTCCAGCGGCTCGTGCTGGACCGCTTCACGACCCGGCGCGAGGTCAGCGAGGTGCAGACGAACCTGCTGTTCGAGCACGTCCGCAAGCACACCGTTCCACCGATCGGGTGA
- a CDS encoding acyl-CoA dehydrogenase family protein, producing the protein MVNRTEALRELLDGHWAELRRGSLDLLGKVEPVHDLPREEHRAWVLEQMRVLAEDGHPLTGFPVAQGGHGDVGGSVVSFEVLGFGDLSLMVKAGVQWGLFGGAVQALGTEEHHARYLPGIMSMELPGCFAMTETGHGSDVQHLRTTATYDPASGEFVVHTPDRDARKDYIGNAARDGRLAVVFAQLVTGGEQHGVHAVLVPIRDGDGNPLPGVTIEDCGPKAGLNGVDNGRLSFDHVRVPRANLLDRYGAVAPDGTYSSPVEGANRRFFTMLGTLVRGRISVAGAAGSATKKALALAIRYAEKRRQFTRPGTGDEVVVLDYLTHQRRLLPALAHSYALHFAQEELVHALHEAHGGEQDDRRQRELESRAAGLKAVSTWHATHTIQTCREACGGAGYLGENLIAGLKADTDVFTTFEGDNTVLLQLVAKGLLTSYRDHVGDLDPWGMVRFVADQAVGVVIERTAARAIIGRLVSGSSDALLDRGWQLRQFEDRERHVLEGLARRLRRASEDDAFDVFNAAQDHVLHAARAHVDRVVLEAFVAAVDRCADASARELLDRVCDLYALSTIEADRAWFLEHGRLTPQRSKAVSQAVNELCGGLRPDARELVDAFGIPEGWLAAPITA; encoded by the coding sequence GTGGTGAACCGGACCGAAGCGCTGCGGGAGCTGCTCGACGGCCACTGGGCCGAGTTGCGCCGCGGCTCGCTCGACCTGCTCGGCAAGGTGGAACCGGTGCACGACCTGCCGCGCGAGGAGCACCGGGCGTGGGTGCTGGAGCAGATGCGCGTGCTGGCGGAGGACGGGCACCCGCTGACCGGCTTCCCGGTCGCGCAGGGCGGGCACGGCGACGTGGGCGGCTCGGTGGTGTCGTTCGAGGTCCTGGGCTTCGGCGACCTGTCGCTCATGGTCAAGGCTGGCGTGCAGTGGGGCCTGTTCGGCGGGGCCGTGCAGGCGCTGGGCACCGAGGAGCACCACGCCCGCTACCTGCCGGGGATCATGTCGATGGAGCTGCCCGGCTGCTTCGCGATGACCGAGACCGGACACGGGTCGGACGTGCAGCACCTGCGCACCACCGCCACCTACGACCCGGCGTCCGGCGAGTTCGTGGTGCACACGCCCGACCGGGACGCGCGCAAGGACTACATCGGCAACGCGGCCCGCGACGGCCGGCTGGCCGTGGTGTTCGCGCAACTGGTGACCGGCGGCGAGCAGCACGGCGTGCACGCGGTCCTCGTGCCGATCCGGGACGGGGACGGCAACCCGCTGCCCGGCGTGACCATCGAGGACTGCGGGCCCAAGGCGGGGCTCAACGGCGTGGACAACGGCAGGCTGTCGTTCGACCACGTGCGCGTGCCGCGCGCGAACCTGCTCGACCGGTACGGCGCCGTCGCGCCGGACGGCACGTACTCCAGCCCGGTCGAGGGCGCGAACCGCCGGTTCTTCACCATGCTCGGCACGCTGGTGCGCGGCCGGATCAGCGTCGCGGGCGCGGCGGGCAGCGCCACCAAGAAGGCGCTCGCCCTGGCGATCCGGTACGCGGAGAAGCGGCGGCAGTTCACCCGGCCCGGCACCGGTGACGAGGTCGTGGTGCTGGACTACCTGACGCACCAGCGGCGCCTGCTGCCCGCGCTGGCCCACTCGTACGCCCTGCACTTCGCGCAGGAGGAACTGGTGCACGCCCTGCACGAGGCGCACGGCGGGGAGCAGGACGACCGGCGGCAGCGGGAGCTGGAGTCGCGGGCGGCGGGGCTGAAGGCGGTGTCCACGTGGCACGCCACGCACACCATCCAGACGTGTCGCGAGGCGTGCGGCGGCGCCGGCTACCTGGGTGAGAACCTGATCGCCGGGCTCAAGGCCGACACCGACGTGTTCACCACGTTCGAGGGCGACAACACCGTCCTGCTGCAACTGGTCGCGAAAGGACTGCTGACGAGCTACCGGGACCACGTGGGCGACCTGGACCCGTGGGGCATGGTGCGGTTCGTGGCCGACCAGGCGGTGGGCGTGGTGATCGAGCGGACGGCGGCGCGGGCGATCATCGGCCGGCTCGTGTCGGGCAGCTCCGACGCGCTGCTGGACCGGGGCTGGCAGCTGCGGCAGTTCGAGGACCGCGAGCGGCACGTGCTGGAGGGGCTGGCGCGGCGGTTGCGGCGGGCGTCGGAGGACGACGCGTTCGACGTGTTCAACGCCGCGCAGGACCACGTGCTGCACGCGGCCCGCGCGCACGTGGACAGGGTGGTGCTGGAGGCGTTCGTGGCGGCCGTCGACCGGTGCGCCGACGCGTCGGCGCGCGAGCTGCTGGACCGCGTGTGCGACCTGTACGCGCTGAGCACGATCGAGGCGGACCGGGCGTGGTTCCTGGAGCACGGGCGGCTCACCCCGCAGCGCTCCAAGGCGGTGTCGCAGGCGGTGAACGAGCTGTGCGGCGGCCTGCGGCCCGACGCGCGGGAGCTGGTGGACGCGTTCGGCATCCCGGAGGGCTGGCTCGCCGCGCCGATCACGGCCTAG
- a CDS encoding DUF6292 family protein — MDDAALLALGLAGYVRAVAEEVGVPPEGTEFEVADTTTAYLALPERPGPDLMLVWSGGHGWSVAVETRPSEPPVTVAHLDGPLVPPPEVVARFVADVLAGGPGRPEPSAPEPSAPEDRRALARELGGYAP, encoded by the coding sequence GTGGACGATGCCGCGCTGCTGGCGCTCGGGCTCGCCGGCTACGTGCGGGCGGTCGCCGAGGAGGTGGGCGTGCCGCCGGAGGGCACCGAGTTCGAGGTGGCCGACACCACCACGGCCTACCTGGCGCTCCCCGAGCGGCCGGGACCGGACCTGATGCTGGTGTGGAGCGGTGGGCACGGCTGGTCGGTGGCGGTCGAGACGCGCCCCTCGGAGCCGCCGGTGACGGTGGCGCACCTGGACGGGCCGCTCGTGCCGCCGCCGGAGGTCGTGGCGCGGTTCGTGGCCGACGTGCTGGCGGGCGGGCCGGGGCGGCCCGAGCCGTCCGCGCCCGAGCCGTCCGCGCCCGAAGACCGGCGGGCACTCGCCCGTGAGCTGGGCGGGTACGCGCCCTAG
- a CDS encoding AzlD domain-containing protein, producing the protein MTLTAVLVLAAGTYAFRLAGPLLRDRLTLSDRVKALMSTSATVLLFALVATSTLTKGQGFAGLALPVGVLVGGVAAWRGAPFVVVVVLAAATTAVLRLAGVG; encoded by the coding sequence GTGACGCTGACCGCCGTCCTCGTCCTGGCCGCCGGGACCTACGCGTTCCGCCTCGCGGGACCGCTGCTGCGCGACCGGCTCACGCTGTCCGACCGCGTCAAGGCGCTCATGTCCACCTCGGCCACGGTCCTGCTGTTCGCCCTGGTCGCCACGTCGACGCTGACCAAGGGGCAGGGTTTCGCCGGCCTCGCCCTGCCGGTCGGCGTGCTCGTCGGCGGTGTCGCCGCCTGGCGCGGGGCCCCGTTCGTGGTCGTCGTCGTGCTGGCCGCCGCCACCACCGCGGTGCTGCGGCTGGCCGGGGTCGGCTAG
- a CDS encoding AzlC family ABC transporter permease, translated as MRSTWRTLDPKLLRDVSAVAAGAAVSGASFGAISTATGLPWWLPVAMSVLVFAGGSQFMAVGVVAAGGSPAAAVLAGLVLNARHLPFGLAVGDVFGKGWGRRLVGAHLLIDESTAFALAQRDPERARAAYWACGVALFGAWNVAVVAGALVGRNIGDPGAFGLDAAFPAALVALLLPALKDRVTLNAALLGAAVALATTPFLPAGVPVLLALAGLLATARREPAP; from the coding sequence ATGCGTTCGACATGGCGAACCCTTGATCCGAAGCTGCTGCGCGACGTCTCCGCGGTGGCGGCCGGCGCCGCGGTCAGCGGCGCGAGCTTCGGCGCGATCTCGACGGCCACCGGTCTGCCGTGGTGGCTGCCGGTGGCGATGTCCGTCCTCGTCTTCGCCGGCGGCTCGCAGTTCATGGCCGTGGGCGTGGTGGCGGCGGGCGGCAGCCCGGCGGCGGCCGTGCTGGCCGGGCTCGTGCTCAACGCCCGCCACCTGCCGTTCGGGCTGGCCGTCGGCGACGTGTTCGGCAAGGGCTGGGGCCGGCGGCTCGTCGGCGCGCACCTGCTGATCGACGAGAGCACCGCGTTCGCCCTCGCCCAGCGCGACCCGGAACGGGCCAGGGCCGCCTACTGGGCGTGCGGCGTCGCGCTGTTCGGCGCGTGGAACGTCGCCGTGGTCGCGGGCGCGCTCGTCGGCCGGAACATCGGCGACCCCGGCGCGTTCGGCCTGGACGCCGCCTTCCCCGCCGCGCTCGTCGCACTGCTGCTGCCCGCCCTCAAGGACCGGGTCACGCTGAACGCCGCCCTGCTCGGCGCGGCCGTCGCGCTCGCCACCACGCCGTTCCTGCCCGCGGGCGTGCCGGTGCTGCTCGCGCTCGCCGGACTGCTCGCCACCGCACGCCGGGAGCCCGCGCCGTGA
- a CDS encoding helix-turn-helix domain-containing protein — MSNTAAPLEVIAASLRRERERVGLSLSELAKRAGIAKSTLSQLESASGNPSVETLWALGVALDVPFSRLVDPPAPRVRVIRAGEGPAIYSEKARYTATLLASCPPGARRDIYTLSLEPGVARESEPHMPGTVEHMVVSTGRVLAGPQSDPVELGPGDYLLYPGDLPHTAQALEAGSVVVLVMEHI; from the coding sequence ATGTCGAACACAGCTGCGCCGTTGGAGGTCATCGCCGCCTCGCTGCGCCGCGAGCGCGAACGCGTCGGCCTGTCGTTGAGCGAACTGGCCAAGCGTGCGGGCATCGCCAAGTCGACCTTGTCCCAGCTCGAATCGGCCAGTGGGAACCCCAGCGTGGAGACCCTGTGGGCGCTCGGCGTGGCGCTGGACGTCCCGTTCTCGCGGCTCGTGGACCCACCCGCGCCGAGGGTCAGGGTGATCCGGGCGGGCGAGGGGCCGGCGATCTACTCGGAGAAGGCCCGCTACACGGCGACCCTGCTGGCCTCGTGCCCGCCGGGCGCGCGTCGCGACATCTACACCCTGAGCCTCGAACCGGGCGTGGCGCGCGAGTCGGAGCCCCACATGCCGGGCACGGTCGAGCACATGGTCGTCTCCACCGGCCGGGTCCTGGCGGGTCCGCAGTCCGACCCCGTCGAACTGGGCCCCGGCGACTACCTGCTCTACCCGGGTGACCTGCCGCACACGGCGCAGGCCCTCGAAGCGGGCTCGGTGGTGGTGCTGGTGATGGAGCACATCTGA
- a CDS encoding type II toxin-antitoxin system VapC family toxin, with product MTGTVVVDSSALLEVVAAKAPDRALLHRLVNSLQVAPALLDPEAINALRRLERMRLLSSEQATRAFHHIRTAPVERVPLRSLAERAWALRGSVFTNDAFYLALAEHLDVPFVTCDAKVAGSNGHDVDIEVYPIS from the coding sequence GTGACGGGCACTGTCGTGGTGGACAGCTCCGCCTTGCTGGAGGTCGTCGCCGCCAAGGCCCCCGACCGGGCACTCCTCCACAGGCTGGTCAACTCGCTCCAGGTGGCACCTGCCCTGCTCGACCCGGAGGCGATCAACGCCCTCCGCCGCCTGGAGCGCATGCGGCTGCTGTCGAGTGAGCAGGCGACGCGCGCGTTCCACCACATCCGCACCGCGCCCGTGGAACGCGTCCCGCTCCGGTCGCTCGCCGAACGGGCCTGGGCGCTGCGCGGCTCGGTGTTCACGAACGACGCGTTCTACCTGGCGCTCGCCGAACACCTGGACGTCCCGTTCGTCACCTGCGACGCGAAGGTCGCCGGGTCGAACGGGCACGACGTCGACATCGAGGTCTACCCGATCTCCTGA
- the pdxS gene encoding pyridoxal 5'-phosphate synthase lyase subunit PdxS yields the protein MTTSPDAGTQVTGTSRVKRGMAEMLKGGVIMDVVTPEQAKIAEDAGAVAVMALERVPADIRAQGGVSRMSDPDMVDGIIEAVSIPVMAKARIGHFVEAQVLQALGVDYVDESEVLTPADYANHIDKWQFTVPFVCGATNLGEALRRITEGAAMIRSKGEAGTGDVSNATTHMRRIRAEILRLQNLPADELYVAAKELQAPYELVREVAEAGKLPVVLFTAGGIATPADAAMMMQLGAEGVFVGSGIFKSGNPAQRAEAIVKATTFHDDPDVLAKVSRGLGEAMVGINVDEIPQPHRLAERGW from the coding sequence GTGACCACTTCACCCGACGCCGGTACCCAGGTCACCGGTACTTCCCGCGTCAAGCGGGGCATGGCGGAGATGCTCAAGGGCGGCGTGATCATGGACGTGGTCACCCCGGAGCAGGCCAAGATCGCCGAGGACGCGGGCGCCGTGGCCGTCATGGCGCTGGAGCGCGTGCCCGCCGACATCCGCGCGCAGGGCGGCGTGTCCCGGATGAGCGACCCGGACATGGTCGACGGCATCATCGAGGCGGTGTCCATCCCGGTGATGGCCAAGGCCCGCATCGGCCACTTCGTCGAGGCCCAGGTCCTCCAGGCCCTCGGCGTGGACTACGTCGACGAGTCCGAGGTGCTGACCCCCGCCGACTACGCCAACCACATCGACAAGTGGCAGTTCACCGTGCCGTTCGTGTGCGGCGCGACCAACCTGGGCGAGGCGCTGCGCCGCATCACCGAGGGCGCGGCGATGATCCGCTCCAAGGGCGAGGCCGGCACCGGTGACGTCTCCAACGCCACCACCCACATGCGCAGGATCCGCGCGGAGATCCTGCGGTTGCAGAACCTGCCCGCGGACGAGCTGTACGTCGCGGCCAAGGAGCTCCAGGCCCCCTACGAGCTGGTCCGCGAGGTCGCCGAGGCCGGCAAGCTCCCCGTCGTGCTGTTCACCGCGGGCGGCATCGCCACCCCGGCGGACGCGGCGATGATGATGCAGCTCGGCGCCGAGGGCGTCTTCGTGGGTTCCGGCATCTTCAAGTCGGGCAACCCGGCGCAGCGGGCCGAGGCCATCGTCAAGGCCACCACGTTCCACGACGACCCGGACGTGCTGGCCAAGGTGTCGCGCGGCCTGGGCGAGGCCATGGTCGGCATCAACGTCGACGAGATCCCGCAGCCGCACCGCCTGGCCGAGCGCGGCTGGTAG